A window from Gasterosteus aculeatus chromosome 14, fGasAcu3.hap1.1, whole genome shotgun sequence encodes these proteins:
- the marveld2a gene encoding uncharacterized protein marveld2a: MSNGGDFYGRTERARQSPYYDPVPLGSLPRADSYDLLRERGASPLARSADPLPPPPLPDQPPVGLESEDEENRQDDPALDIKPVHRFIPDSWKDFFKGGGGGGGDLPGSAPASSCNNNNNSTSDGVRCSPPRSPSAPGSYRDPYGGSGGSYNSRKELLEQQESLSGRTHHTALTYSERVEEYHLRYAFMKSWAGLLRILGCVELLLGAAVFACVCAYVHKDNEWFNMFGYSSPGGAYGGGAYGGGAYGGVTGGSYYSGPMTPFVLVVAALAWLVTVMVLVLGMTMYYRTILLDSSWWPLTEFTINLALAVLFMAAGIVYVRDTTRGGLCSYPVFNNGINGAFCRTEAGQTAAIIFLFVTLVVYLIGAAVCLKLWRHEAARRYRERRGHEMLPTEPHAARTLVAPPHRAPVQVEGSSVVPIEAAAKAAPAHVLQGAIPSGHIPRPVIVPDYIGKYRTVRSDEERDQYRAVFNDQYAEYKELHSEVQATLKRFDEMDAMMRGLPQRPGSQTEVDRINRILQEYQRKKNDPTFLEKRERCEYLKSKLSHIKHKIQEYDKVMEWNDGFAGAQKRRQVSRHGTRLINIFHNLLPASCTNRLFAGSAPRGPAAMSSRPNGSPPPYESDTGYNVAPQPAYSYYPDDEFQHFYRWTSPPGVLKIMSIISIVMCVAIFACVASTLAWDSQGALGGFGGGNYGGSYGGGFGGGGYTGFGGGGSYGAGGAYGYGGYNTDPRTSKGFIIAMAAITFIACLVVFIVVVSHQNLTESRRFYLAVVIICAILALLMLIAAIVYLVAVNPSAQSSGSGYGNPIAGLCAQYQQPQVSGVFVNQYLYHYCVVEPQEAIAVVLGFLVAVALIVMLVFALKTRQKIRGYGKSNILWKKVKVVGEMEPAGDVEAWVNNVSTGPEVLPMSDFPEKMRSSRSHLDDESTNYDKPAYSYTPQPSEEHLPLQNGAPYAAASDTSGKPKKKRAGRPRRADGADYETDYNSSGDELDDDDFDSEFPPITDESRRIEYKRQFDREHLEYKELQGELDALNKGLSEADRALDELPEGSPQYLDALDEYDRIKAVKKSADYRVKRRRCKYLKSKLNHIKKMVSDYDRKA, from the exons ATGTCCAATGGAGGAGACTTTTACGGACGCACTGAGCGCGCCCGCCAGTCGCCGTACTACGACCCGGTGCCGCTGGGCTCGCTGCCCCGAGCGGACTCCTACGACCTGCTGAGGGAGCGCGGAGCGTCGCCCCTCGCCCGGAGCGCcgaccccctccctccgccgccgctgccgGACCAGCCCCCCGTGGGCCTCGAgtcggaggacgaggagaaccGGCAGGACGACCCGGCCCTCGACATCAAACCGGTGCACCGCTTCATCCCGGACTCCTGGAAGGACTTCTTcaaggggggcggcggcggcggcggtgaccTGCCCGGCTCCGCCCCCGCCTCTtcgtgcaacaacaacaacaacagcaccagTGACGGGGTGCGCTGCTCCCCCCCGCGCTCCCCCTCCGCGCCCGGGTCTTACCGGGATCCGTATGGCGGCTCGGGCGGCAGCTACAACTCGCgcaaggagctgctggagcagcaggAGTCGCTGTCGGGGCGCACGCACCACACGGCTCTGACCTACAGCGAGCGGGTGGAGGAGTACCACCTGCGCTACGCCTTCATGAAGTCCTGGGCCGGCCTGCTGAGGATTCTGGGCtgcgtggagctgctgctgggggcCGCCGTGTTCGCCTGCGTCTGCGCCTACGTGCACAAGGACAACGAGTGGTTCAACATGTTCGGGTACTCCTCGCCCGGGGGCGCGTACGGCGGGGGCGCGTACGGCGGGGGCGCGTACGGCGGCGTCACGGGCGGGTCCTACTACTCGGGCCCCATGACGCCGTTCGTGTTGGTGGTGGCGGCGCTGGCGTGGTTGGTGACGGtgatggtgctggtgctggggaTGACCATGTACTACCGCACCATCCTGCTGGACTCGTCCTGGTGGCCTCTGACGGAGTTCACCATCAACCTGGCGCTGGCGGTGCTCTTCATGGCGGCCG GCATCGTCTACGTCCGGGACACCACCCGCGGAGGCCTGTGCTCCTACCCGGTCTTCAACAACGGCATCAACGGGGCCTTCTGCCGGACGGAGGCGGGCCAGACCGCCGCCATCATCTTCCTGTTCGTCACCCTGGTGGTGTACCTGATCGGAGCCGCCGTGTGCCTCAAGCTGTGGAGGCACGAGGCCGCCCGCCGCTACCGGGAGAGGCGCGGCCACGAG ATGCTTCCCACCGAGCCGCACGCTGCACGGACCCTG GTGGCCCCGCCCCACAGGGCTCCGGTGCAGGTGGAAGGCTCCTCGGTGGTTCCCATCGAAGCCGCTGCGAAGGCCGCTCCCGCCCACGTGCTCCAGGGAGCGATTCCGTCGGGACACATTCCCCGACCGGTCATCGTGCCCGACTACATCGG gaAGTACCGGACGGTCCGGTCGGACGAGGAGCGGGACCAGTACCGCGCCGTGTTCAACGACCAGTACGCCGAGTACAAGGAGCTCCACTCGGAGGTGCAGGCCACCCTGAAGAGGTTCGACGAGATGGACGCCATGATGCGCGGCCTGCCGCAGCGCCCGGGCAGCCAGACG GAGGTTGATCGCATCAACAGGATCCTTCAGGAGtaccagaggaagaagaac GACCCGACTTTCCTGGAGAAGAGGGAGCGCTGCGAGTACCTGAAGAGCAAACTGTCGCACATCAAACACAAGATCCAAGAGTACGACAAAGTGATGGAGTGGAACGACGGCTTCG CTGGAGCCCAGAAGCGGAGACAGGTGAGTCGTCACGGGACGAGGTTGATCAACATCTTCCACAACTTGTTACCTGCCTCGTGCACAAACAG ATTGTTTGCCGGATCAGCACCCAGAGGACCAGCAGCCATGTCGTCGCGGCCCAACGGGAGTCCTCCTCCCTACGAGTCCGACACCGGATA TAACGTGGCGCCCCAGCCGGCCTACTCCTACTACCCCGACGACGAGTTCCAGCACTTCTACCGCTGGACGTCCCCGCCGGGCGTCCTCAAGATCATGTCCATCATCTCCATCGTGATGTGCGTGGCCATCTTCGCCTGCGTGGCGTCCACGCTGGCGTGGGACTCCCAGGGGGCGCTGGGCGGCTTTGGCGGCGGGAACTACGGCGGCAGCTACGGCGGAGgcttcggcggcggcggctacaCCGgcttcggcggcggcggcagctacGGCGCGGGAGGCGCCTACGGCTACGGGGGGTACAACACTGACCCCCGGACGAGCAAAGGCTTCATCATCGCCATGGCGGCCATCACCTTCATCGCCTGCCTGGTCGTCTTCATCGTCGTGGTGTCCCACCAGAACCTGACGGAGAGCCGCAGGTTCTACCTCGCCGTGGTGATCATCTGCGCCATCCTGGCGCTGCTGATGCTGATCGCCGCCATCGTCTACCTGGTGGCGGTGAACCCCTCGGCGCAGTCCTCCGGGTCGGGCTACGGCAACCCGATCGCCGGCCTGTGCGCCCAGTACCAGCAGCCGCAGGTCTCGGGGGTCTTCGTCAACCAGTACCTGTACCACTACTGCGTGGTGGAGCCGCAGGAG GCCATCGCCGTGGTGCTCGGCTTCCTGGTGGCCGTCGCTCTGATCGTCATGCTCGTCTTCGCGCTGAAGACTCGCCAGAAAATCCGAGGCTACGGAAAGAGCAACATCCTGTGGAAGAAGGTGAAGGTCGTCGGCGAAATGGAGCCGGCCGGAGACGTGGAGGCCTGG gtgaACAACGTGTCCACCGGCCCCGAGGTTCTCCCCATGTCCGACTTCCCCGAGAAGATGAGGAGCTCCAGGAGCCACCTGGACGACGAGAGCACCAACTACGACAAGCCTGCGTACAGCTACACGCCGCA GCCCAGCGAGGAGCACCTGCCGCTGCAGAACGGCGCCCCCTACGCGGCCGCCTCCGACACGTCCGGGAAGCCCAAGAAGAAGCGAGCCGGCCGGCCGCGCCGCGCCGACGGCGCCGACTACGAAACCGACTACAACTCGTCAGGAGACGAGCTGGACGACGACGACTTCGACAG CGAGTTTCCTCCGATAACCGACGAGTCGCGGCGCATCGAGTACAAGCGTCAGTTCGACCGCGAGCACCTGGAGTACAAGGAGCTGCAGGGGGAGCTGGACGCCCTCAACAAGGGTCTGTCGGAGGCGGACCGGGCCCTGGACGAGCTGCCGGAGGGGAGCCCCCAGTACCTG GACGCTTTGGACGAGTACGACAGGATAAAGGCCGTTAAGAAG TCTGCAGACTATCGGGTGAAGAGGCGTCGGTGTAAATATCTCAAGTCCAAACTGAACCACATCAAGAAGATGGTGAGCGACTACGACCGCAAGGCCTGA